The genomic stretch TTCGAGTGCTCCAACTCCGCGCGGAGCCGAGCCCAGGCGGCCTTGCGCTCGCCTCGCTCCAGCAGCGCGCCGATGTCTCCCACCGCCACCTGCTTCAGCAGTCGCTGGCGCGCTTCGCCTCGGGGCAGGTGCTCGCGGAGCCAGCTGCTGAGTCGCGCCAGCCAGATGTGGTGTCGCGTCACCTGGGCGGTGAGCGTCTTGCGCAGGTGGCTGGCGAGCGCGGGGGCCCGCCCCGCCGAGGACACGGCGACGGTGATGGGGCCGCGCCTGCCGACGGAGGGCAGGGTGAAGTCACACAGCGCCGGTTCGTCCGCGGTGTTGACCCACAGGCCCAGGTCTCGGGCTTCGGTGGCCACCTGCCGGCCCACGGCCACGTCATCCGTCGCCG from Myxococcus xanthus encodes the following:
- a CDS encoding precorrin-2 dehydrogenase/sirohydrochlorin ferrochelatase family protein, coding for MKRAMPSHALDYPVCLRLEGRSVLLVGGGAVAEGRALAVLDAGARLRVIAPEATATLRRLAAAGRLEWQPRSYEAGDVRGHHLVLAATDDVAVGRQVATEARDLGLWVNTADEPALCDFTLPSVGRRGPITVAVSSAGRAPALASHLRKTLTAQVTRHHIWLARLSSWLREHLPRGEARQRLLKQVAVGDIGALLERGERKAAWARLRAELEHSKLPGETR